The following are from one region of the Lytechinus variegatus isolate NC3 chromosome 4, Lvar_3.0, whole genome shotgun sequence genome:
- the LOC121413971 gene encoding acidic repeat-containing protein-like, with the protein DDDDDDDDGDNDDCKEDDYGNDDDDDDCKEEEDGGDDDDDGDDDDGDDDCKEDDGDDDDDDGDDDDDDDDDGDDDDDDDGDDDGGDDDDDDDDDDGDDDDDGDDDDDGDDDCKEEDDGNDDDDDDCKEEEDGGGDDDDDDDDDDDDDGDDDCKEEDDGNDGDDDDDGGGGDDDDDGDDDDDDDDGDDDDDGDDDDDDDGDDDCKEEDDGNDDNDDDDDDVDLDGREGSDDGDDDDGDDDDDDDDDDDDDDVDDDDDDDDDDDDDDD; encoded by the exons gatgatgatgatgatgatgatgatggtgataatgatgattgtaaGGAGGATgattatggtaatgatgatgatgatgatgattgtaaggaggaggaggatggtggtgatgacgatgatgatggtgatgatgatgatggtgatgatgattgtaaggaggatgatggtgatgatgatgatgatgatggtgatgatgatgatgatgatgatgatgatggtgatgatgatgatgatgatgatggtgatgatgatggtggtgatgatgatgatgatgatgatgatgatgatggtgatgatgatgatgatggtgatgatgatgatgatggtgatgatgattgtaaggaggaggatgatggtaatgatgatgatgatgatgattgtaaggaggaggaggatggtggtggtgatgatgatgatgatgatgatgatgatgatgatgatgatggtgatgatgattgtaaggaggaggatgatggtaatgatggtgatgatgatgatgatggtggtggtggtgatgatgatgatgatggtgatgatgatgatgatgatgatgatggtgatgatgatgatgatggtgatgatgatgatgatgatgatggtgatgatgattgtaaggaggaggatgatggtaatgatgataatgatgatgatgatgatgatgttgatctTGATGGCAGGGAGGGTAGTGATGacggtgacgatgatgatggtgatgatgatgatgatgatgatgatgatgatgat gatgatgatgttgatgatgatgatgatgatgatgacgatgacgacgacgacgatgat